The Nitrospira sp. genome includes a region encoding these proteins:
- a CDS encoding cyclic peptide export ABC transporter has protein sequence MRFGRLLRFVAQRSRSMAWIMVSVGMLSGFLSAGVLALINHVLHHPSDHSLLFVLGFVGLVAGKIIASVVSQILLVRFAQDTILDLSLSLCAKIVRAPLRRSEERGPANILVTLTDDVSWVTWSIQCFPSFLMNLALVLGCGIFLAWLSWSVFLGVAGVAIISLLGHQWLHTSTRRIIEAAREARAELFQRFRALTDGLKELMMNQARRNEFINQEVRGAAEYYRETNLKERRIRALLGVWTQVSFYFLIGYLIFLFPSFETNSPEALTGYIVAVLYVMGPISSVLDIAPTLERGQVALENIERLGISLDGDLNNLQATNIVDQNPGIPPIVQWNDVEFSYPKSDGAETPFKLGPISFELSPGELVFVIGGNGSGKSTLVKVLAGLYQPSRGDIKLGGTIITDDNREWYREHFSIIFSDFYLFKKLLGHSDTQVEKLMSHYLQLLHLDQKVTVSDRTFSTLDLSQGQRKRLALVSAYLEDRSIYVFDEWAADQDPQYKEVFYKTLLPDLRSRGKTVIVITHDDRYFHLGNQVIKLEDGKVVEHVRTDGGKIRSHG, from the coding sequence ATGCGATTTGGACGCCTTCTCCGCTTTGTCGCGCAGCGGTCGAGATCCATGGCCTGGATCATGGTCTCTGTCGGTATGCTGTCCGGGTTCTTGAGTGCTGGAGTCTTGGCGCTCATCAATCATGTACTTCATCATCCCTCTGATCATTCTCTCCTTTTCGTACTGGGGTTTGTTGGCCTTGTTGCCGGCAAGATCATAGCGAGCGTTGTGTCCCAAATACTGCTCGTCCGATTCGCGCAGGACACCATCTTGGACCTTTCGCTGTCGCTCTGCGCGAAGATCGTGCGGGCACCGTTGCGTCGTTCCGAGGAACGAGGGCCTGCCAATATTCTTGTCACATTGACGGATGACGTCAGTTGGGTGACCTGGTCTATCCAATGCTTTCCGAGTTTCCTCATGAATCTTGCTCTGGTGTTGGGATGCGGGATCTTCCTTGCCTGGTTGTCCTGGAGTGTATTTCTCGGGGTGGCCGGAGTCGCCATCATCAGTCTCCTCGGACATCAGTGGTTACACACCAGTACCCGCAGGATCATTGAAGCAGCTCGAGAGGCCAGAGCCGAACTGTTTCAACGTTTTCGCGCTCTTACTGATGGCTTGAAGGAACTGATGATGAATCAGGCACGGCGGAATGAGTTTATTAATCAGGAAGTGCGAGGAGCGGCAGAGTACTATCGAGAAACCAATCTGAAAGAGAGGCGAATCCGAGCTCTCCTCGGAGTCTGGACCCAGGTTTCGTTCTACTTCCTCATAGGTTATCTCATATTTCTATTCCCATCGTTCGAGACTAATTCTCCTGAGGCCCTGACAGGCTACATCGTGGCCGTTCTCTATGTGATGGGTCCTATCTCGAGCGTCCTTGACATAGCACCCACTCTCGAGAGAGGCCAAGTGGCCTTGGAAAATATCGAACGCCTGGGTATCTCACTGGATGGTGATCTCAACAACCTCCAGGCGACGAACATAGTCGATCAAAATCCTGGAATCCCTCCCATCGTGCAATGGAACGACGTCGAGTTTTCTTACCCCAAGAGCGATGGCGCCGAAACACCCTTCAAGCTCGGTCCGATCAGTTTTGAGCTGTCCCCTGGTGAATTGGTGTTCGTCATTGGAGGGAATGGAAGTGGGAAATCAACGCTTGTGAAAGTGCTTGCTGGATTGTATCAGCCGTCGAGGGGAGACATAAAATTGGGCGGTACGATAATCACCGACGACAATCGGGAATGGTACCGTGAGCACTTCTCGATTATATTCTCGGACTTCTACCTCTTCAAAAAGCTTCTCGGTCACTCTGATACTCAGGTAGAGAAGCTCATGTCCCATTACTTGCAATTGCTGCATTTGGATCAGAAAGTCACCGTATCCGATCGCACCTTTTCGACCCTCGACCTTTCACAGGGGCAACGAAAGCGGTTGGCCCTGGTATCGGCTTATCTGGAGGATCGCTCGATCTACGTGTTTGACGAGTGGGCGGCGGATCAAGATCCGCAGTACAAGGAAGTCTTTTACAAGACGTTGCTTCCTGACCTGCGCTCGCGAGGGAAAACGGTGATCGTTATTACTCATGACGATCGGTATTTCCATCTTGGAAACCAGGTCATCAAGTTGGAAGACGGTAAAGTCGTGGAGCATGTGAGGACTGATGGAGGGAAGATTCGATCGCATGGCTGA
- a CDS encoding OsmC family protein → MESKSKAYLYQTSVKWTEQRKGMISCAGKPDVEVATPPEFKGHENIWSPEDLFVASANVCLMTTFLAVAERAGLAFSSYESTAEGQLELVEGKFQFTAITIRPSITLKLGGDAAKAKELIEKAERNCLISNSMKAEMILEPVIR, encoded by the coding sequence ATGGAATCAAAAAGTAAGGCCTATCTGTATCAGACCTCGGTGAAGTGGACGGAACAGCGCAAGGGCATGATCTCGTGCGCAGGGAAACCAGATGTGGAGGTGGCGACCCCGCCGGAATTCAAGGGGCATGAGAACATCTGGTCTCCCGAAGACCTCTTCGTCGCGTCCGCCAACGTCTGTTTGATGACGACGTTTCTCGCCGTCGCGGAACGAGCCGGCCTTGCCTTTTCCTCATACGAGAGTACGGCGGAAGGACAGCTGGAGTTAGTGGAGGGAAAATTCCAATTCACAGCGATCACTATCCGGCCTTCCATTACCTTGAAGCTTGGCGGTGATGCAGCCAAAGCGAAGGAATTGATCGAGAAAGCAGAACGCAATTGTCTTATTTCCAACTCAATGAAGGCGGAAATGATCTTGGAGCCGGTCATACGTTAG